In Arthrobacter sp. CDRTa11, one DNA window encodes the following:
- a CDS encoding nucleoside hydrolase, translating to MISLLLDVDTGIDDAVALAYLASLPDVEFVAVTASAGNAGVHQVAQNTLALLELCGRHGVEVAVGAEAPLEVPLVTTPETHGPQGLGHAVLPPPSGSVSERDAADLWVEAARARPGELTALITAPLTNFALAIRREPRLPELLRRTVIMGGSFYHQGNTTPLAEWNTHVDPHAAKEVYAAYRGLPEEQLPIVCSLDTTERIELRPEHVRRLAEAAGCAVEELVLPDQPEGLRSTSGNELVRQLSDALRFYFEFHRRYDQGYVAHIHDFFAAGVAAGTLEYSTRPATVDVETESPLLIGTTVADFRNLWGHPANARIVSDNNPAAAFDELVASVGGLARRLADGDGARRARR from the coding sequence GTGATCAGCCTCCTGCTGGACGTGGACACCGGAATCGATGACGCCGTGGCGCTGGCCTATCTGGCGTCACTGCCGGACGTTGAGTTCGTGGCCGTCACGGCGTCGGCGGGCAATGCCGGTGTCCATCAGGTGGCCCAAAATACCCTGGCACTGCTGGAACTGTGCGGGCGCCATGGCGTGGAAGTGGCCGTGGGGGCGGAAGCCCCGCTTGAGGTTCCGCTGGTGACCACACCCGAAACCCACGGTCCTCAGGGGCTGGGGCACGCGGTCCTGCCACCGCCGTCGGGGTCCGTTTCCGAACGGGACGCCGCGGACCTGTGGGTCGAGGCGGCCCGTGCCCGCCCGGGGGAGCTGACTGCCCTCATCACTGCACCGTTAACGAACTTCGCCCTGGCCATCCGCCGTGAGCCGCGCCTGCCGGAGCTCCTGCGCAGGACGGTCATCATGGGCGGCAGCTTCTACCACCAGGGCAACACCACGCCCCTGGCTGAGTGGAACACACACGTGGATCCGCACGCCGCCAAAGAGGTGTACGCGGCCTACCGCGGCCTTCCTGAGGAGCAGCTGCCCATCGTCTGCTCCCTGGACACCACCGAGCGGATCGAGCTCCGGCCGGAGCATGTGCGCCGGCTGGCTGAGGCGGCAGGCTGCGCCGTGGAGGAGCTGGTGCTGCCGGACCAGCCCGAGGGCCTTCGGAGCACGTCTGGCAATGAACTGGTCCGTCAGCTCTCCGACGCCCTGCGCTTCTACTTCGAATTCCACCGCCGCTACGATCAGGGCTACGTGGCACACATCCACGACTTTTTCGCCGCCGGCGTCGCGGCCGGGACCCTTGAATACTCCACCCGGCCGGCCACTGTGGATGTCGAGACGGAATCCCCACTCCTGATCGGGACCACGGTGGCGGACTTCCGCAACCTGTGGGGCCATCCGGCCAACGCCAGGATCGTGTCCGACAACAATCCGGCGGCAGCCTTCGATGAACTGGTGGCTTCTGTCGGCGGGCTGGCGCGCAGGCTGGCTGACGGGGATGGCGCCCGGCGGGCCAGGCGCTAA
- a CDS encoding energy-coupling factor transporter transmembrane component T family protein, with protein MCGNSGSWPDARIPRLGRISPLTQLTAVVTAVVVTTAVGQWVVSLSVLAAAAAITAIAGTARAVGAAAGLVLLPLAASLLLTHGLFFPEGNTVLWTFGPARLTAEGLGVAGSLALRAAVLVVLLLTLSFSIQPADIMALCAKHGVPAQLGFVLCSTLTIAPQIKRRVQRIREAQQLRGLYSGNSLPARLASFRVLALPLLLSLLHDAGQRAAALETRGFGGTAARTSLRAVPDSRFQSVLRWSLLAGTAVFLVLWFGPGGGSGAPQP; from the coding sequence TTGTGCGGCAATTCCGGGTCCTGGCCGGACGCAAGGATTCCTAGGCTGGGCCGGATCAGCCCGCTGACCCAGCTCACCGCCGTCGTCACCGCTGTAGTGGTGACGACGGCGGTGGGCCAGTGGGTTGTGTCGCTTTCCGTGCTGGCTGCAGCGGCAGCGATCACCGCCATTGCCGGGACGGCACGTGCCGTCGGGGCCGCGGCCGGCCTTGTCCTCCTGCCGCTCGCTGCGTCCCTGCTGCTGACCCATGGACTGTTCTTCCCCGAAGGCAACACCGTGCTCTGGACATTCGGCCCTGCCAGGCTCACGGCGGAAGGGCTTGGCGTTGCGGGATCCCTGGCGTTGAGGGCAGCGGTACTGGTGGTCCTCCTGCTAACGCTCTCCTTCAGCATTCAGCCGGCGGACATCATGGCCCTGTGTGCGAAACACGGCGTCCCTGCCCAGTTGGGCTTTGTGCTCTGCTCCACCCTCACCATCGCGCCGCAGATCAAGCGGCGGGTCCAGCGGATCCGGGAGGCACAGCAGCTCCGGGGCCTGTACTCGGGCAATTCGCTTCCGGCCCGGCTGGCCTCCTTCCGTGTACTGGCCCTTCCGCTCCTGCTCTCCCTGCTCCACGACGCCGGCCAGCGCGCCGCTGCCCTGGAAACCCGGGGGTTCGGGGGCACCGCAGCCCGGACCAGCCTGCGGGCGGTCCCTGATTCGAGGTTCCAGTCAGTTCTCCGCTGGTCCCTGCTGGCCGGAACGGCGGTCTTCCTGGTCCTGTGGTTCGGACCGGGGGGAGGCAGCGGTGCGCCTCAGCCTTAG
- a CDS encoding 3-hydroxyacyl-CoA dehydrogenase NAD-binding domain-containing protein translates to MSAADFTRLTELFPDELVTHSYVQDIQLPSAHGKPSAGTFALITLDNGLDHSKPTTLGPNTLAELGTVLEGLRDRAARGEIVGVGVTGKPYFLVAGADLSAVKSLEKRDQGLWMAQLGHDVYATLANLGVPSFAFINGVALGGGLEIALQATYRTVSSGAGALGLPEAFIGLVPGWGGVYILPRLIGPENAVQVMIENPLSNNRTLSGPQAFKLGVADALFEPADFLEQSLAWAAGVISGEVVPERPNAVDPSDPAVVQRWSSAVAAGRAFVEAKTSNASPAPAKVLDIMEANRTLTQAESAELECETLAGLMQTDEFRATVYAFLDLVQKRSKRPAGAPDRKLARPITKVGVVGAGLMASQLALLFARQLKVPVVMTDIDQARVDKGVGYVQAEVDKLLGKKKMSQDAANRTKALVTGSVSKEVFADADFVIEAVFEELNVKKQVFAEVEAIVSPECILATNTSSLSVTAMAQDLRHPERLVGFHFFNPVAIMPLVEIVRAPRTDDAVLATAFELAKGLKKTGVLVKDAAAFVVNRILLRLMGEVTAAFDEGTPAEVADNALRPMGLPMTPFTLGAMVGLPVAQHVQESLHAAFGDRFAVSANLQKLIDNGVKSLWVPTADGSQEIPESTLALMSFGSSPSTGEEVLRRTQDALAGEIGLMLAEGVVAGPEDIDLCMILGAGWPMFLGGITPYLDRVGASERVNGKRFLPAGAASRASQESVDSAVS, encoded by the coding sequence ATGAGCGCCGCAGATTTCACCAGGCTCACCGAACTCTTCCCCGACGAGTTAGTGACCCATTCGTACGTCCAGGACATCCAGCTTCCGTCGGCGCACGGGAAACCCAGCGCCGGCACCTTCGCCCTGATCACGCTGGACAACGGCCTGGACCATTCCAAGCCCACCACCCTGGGCCCAAACACCCTGGCGGAGCTCGGAACTGTTCTGGAAGGACTCCGGGACCGTGCGGCCCGCGGTGAAATCGTGGGCGTCGGCGTCACCGGGAAGCCGTACTTCCTCGTGGCCGGGGCTGACCTGTCTGCCGTCAAATCCCTCGAGAAGCGCGACCAGGGGCTGTGGATGGCCCAGCTCGGCCACGACGTCTACGCCACGCTGGCCAACCTGGGCGTGCCCAGCTTTGCCTTCATCAACGGCGTTGCACTGGGCGGCGGCCTGGAGATCGCCTTGCAGGCCACGTACCGGACCGTCTCATCCGGGGCCGGTGCCCTGGGGCTGCCCGAGGCATTCATCGGCCTGGTGCCCGGCTGGGGCGGAGTCTATATCCTGCCCCGGCTGATCGGCCCGGAAAATGCCGTCCAGGTGATGATCGAAAATCCGCTCAGCAACAACCGCACCCTCAGCGGGCCACAGGCGTTCAAACTGGGCGTTGCGGATGCCCTGTTCGAACCCGCAGATTTTCTTGAGCAGTCCCTCGCCTGGGCTGCCGGGGTTATTTCCGGTGAGGTTGTCCCGGAGCGGCCCAACGCCGTCGACCCTTCCGACCCCGCCGTGGTGCAGCGCTGGAGTTCTGCTGTGGCCGCCGGCCGTGCGTTTGTGGAAGCCAAGACGTCCAACGCATCGCCGGCTCCGGCCAAGGTCCTGGACATCATGGAGGCGAACCGCACTCTGACCCAGGCGGAGTCCGCCGAGCTTGAGTGCGAAACCCTTGCCGGGCTGATGCAGACCGACGAGTTCCGTGCCACCGTCTACGCCTTCCTGGACCTGGTCCAGAAGCGTTCCAAGCGGCCGGCCGGAGCCCCGGACCGGAAGCTGGCGCGACCGATAACCAAGGTAGGTGTGGTGGGCGCCGGCCTGATGGCAAGCCAGCTGGCCCTGCTGTTCGCCCGCCAGCTGAAGGTGCCCGTGGTGATGACGGACATCGACCAGGCGCGCGTGGACAAGGGTGTGGGCTACGTCCAGGCCGAGGTGGACAAGCTGCTGGGCAAGAAAAAGATGAGCCAGGACGCAGCCAACCGGACCAAGGCCCTGGTGACCGGGTCAGTTTCCAAGGAGGTGTTCGCGGACGCCGACTTTGTGATTGAGGCCGTTTTTGAGGAGCTCAACGTCAAGAAGCAGGTGTTTGCCGAGGTGGAGGCCATTGTGTCGCCCGAGTGCATCCTGGCAACCAACACCTCATCCCTTTCCGTGACGGCGATGGCCCAGGACCTGCGGCATCCGGAACGCCTGGTGGGCTTCCACTTCTTCAACCCGGTGGCGATCATGCCGCTGGTGGAGATCGTCCGTGCGCCCCGGACGGACGACGCCGTGCTGGCCACTGCCTTTGAGCTTGCCAAGGGCCTGAAGAAGACCGGTGTGCTGGTCAAGGACGCCGCGGCGTTTGTGGTCAACCGGATCCTCCTGCGGCTGATGGGTGAAGTCACGGCCGCATTCGACGAGGGGACTCCCGCGGAAGTCGCGGACAACGCGCTGCGGCCCATGGGGCTGCCCATGACTCCCTTCACCCTGGGGGCCATGGTGGGCCTTCCGGTGGCGCAGCATGTCCAGGAGTCACTGCACGCCGCGTTCGGGGACCGGTTCGCTGTCTCCGCCAACCTGCAGAAGCTGATCGACAACGGCGTGAAATCGCTCTGGGTGCCCACCGCCGACGGTTCGCAGGAGATTCCGGAGTCAACACTGGCGCTGATGTCCTTCGGCTCGTCCCCGTCCACCGGCGAGGAAGTGCTGCGCCGTACGCAGGATGCCCTGGCCGGGGAGATCGGGCTGATGCTGGCCGAAGGAGTGGTGGCCGGGCCCGAGGACATCGATCTCTGCATGATCCTGGGCGCGGGCTGGCCCATGTTCCTGGGCGGCATCACTCCCTACCTGGACCGGGTGGGGGCATCCGAGCGCGTCAACGGCAAAAGGTTCCTGCCGGCAGGCGCCGCATCCCGCGCGTCACAGGAGAGCGTGGATAGCGCCGTTTCCTAA
- a CDS encoding ABC transporter ATP-binding protein — protein MRLSLRSFGYPDSTRPVLADVDLAVRPGGHLLVAGGSGSGKTTLGLILGGVLPGQHRGTLHGSITLNGHILEFPAAQAKRIDHQHWGTLVGYAGQDAAAQLSTVAPTVAEEIAFPLENAGMARDDMRARVQEVAADLGLTLLLERDPGLLSGGQQKLVALAAAIAPRPRFLVLDEPLAGLDLQARMHVTAAIAALLSGGMGVVVLSQDLAAAGTGNVTGDPNGAAWAPDQVVLLAEGRAVFTGAADEAADAAWDLGLPVLRAGAQPAPQEPAYAPVRRGPGGRISTGGSAESPPASVPVEAPVLAAEGLRFAYGWRKPRPWRRTPQASPVLEDVGLTVNPGECVAVAGANGSGKSTLLRLLTGLSTPQSGTVLLRPLQGPEAAGSQGSGPAVGALLQHPLEQLFERTVRREVGAGLPGSLGDAVRGERVEAALRRTGLLEAGGLHPYELPASGQRLTALAALLAQAPRFIALDEPTVSLDRHGLDVLAEAIAAEAGRGAAVVMVTHDLDFAYRTCSRLLVLSEGRLAADGPFGEVLQSHFSAGVAFGVAAPAAWRA, from the coding sequence GTGCGCCTCAGCCTTAGATCGTTCGGCTACCCGGACAGTACCCGGCCCGTCCTGGCAGACGTTGACTTGGCGGTGCGGCCGGGCGGGCACCTGCTGGTGGCGGGCGGCTCGGGCAGCGGGAAGACCACGCTGGGGCTCATCCTTGGCGGGGTGCTTCCCGGACAGCACCGCGGCACCCTGCACGGGAGCATCACCCTGAATGGTCATATCCTGGAATTTCCGGCAGCCCAGGCGAAGCGGATCGACCATCAGCACTGGGGCACCCTGGTGGGATATGCAGGCCAGGACGCCGCGGCTCAGCTTTCCACTGTCGCCCCGACGGTGGCCGAGGAGATTGCCTTTCCCCTGGAGAACGCCGGCATGGCCCGGGATGACATGCGGGCGCGCGTCCAGGAAGTGGCGGCGGACCTGGGCCTGACCCTGCTGTTGGAGCGGGACCCTGGCCTGCTGTCCGGCGGTCAGCAAAAGCTGGTGGCCCTCGCTGCCGCGATCGCACCGCGGCCACGCTTCCTGGTTCTCGACGAGCCACTTGCCGGCCTCGACCTCCAGGCGCGGATGCATGTCACGGCGGCGATAGCGGCCCTCCTGTCCGGCGGTATGGGTGTTGTTGTGCTCTCCCAGGACCTCGCCGCGGCAGGAACCGGCAACGTAACCGGAGACCCCAACGGAGCCGCGTGGGCCCCGGACCAGGTGGTGTTGCTGGCGGAGGGCCGGGCGGTCTTCACGGGGGCGGCTGACGAGGCAGCGGACGCGGCCTGGGACCTCGGGCTGCCGGTGCTGCGTGCAGGCGCGCAGCCCGCGCCACAGGAACCTGCATATGCACCAGTACGTCGAGGACCTGGCGGACGAATTTCCACGGGAGGATCAGCCGAATCCCCTCCCGCGTCCGTGCCGGTGGAAGCTCCTGTCCTGGCAGCTGAGGGGCTGCGGTTCGCGTATGGGTGGCGGAAACCCCGTCCCTGGCGGCGGACCCCCCAGGCGTCGCCGGTGCTTGAGGATGTGGGCCTCACCGTGAACCCGGGGGAGTGCGTCGCGGTGGCCGGGGCCAACGGATCAGGAAAGTCCACCTTGCTGCGGTTGCTGACGGGACTGTCCACACCGCAGTCCGGAACAGTCCTGCTCAGGCCCCTCCAAGGCCCCGAGGCCGCCGGCTCCCAGGGCTCCGGCCCAGCGGTGGGCGCCCTGCTCCAGCATCCCCTCGAGCAGCTTTTTGAGCGGACCGTCCGGCGCGAAGTGGGCGCGGGCCTGCCCGGCAGCCTCGGCGACGCGGTTCGCGGGGAGCGTGTGGAGGCGGCGCTGCGCCGTACCGGGTTGCTGGAGGCCGGAGGACTGCATCCTTACGAGTTGCCGGCATCTGGCCAGCGGCTGACGGCCCTTGCGGCGCTGCTTGCCCAGGCGCCGCGGTTTATCGCCCTGGACGAGCCCACCGTCTCCCTGGACCGCCATGGCTTGGACGTGCTGGCCGAAGCCATTGCCGCCGAGGCCGGCCGTGGGGCCGCCGTGGTGATGGTCACCCACGACCTTGATTTCGCCTACCGCACGTGCAGCAGGCTGCTGGTGCTGAGTGAAGGAAGGCTGGCAGCTGACGGCCCTTTCGGCGAGGTGCTGCAGTCACACTTCAGCGCGGGCGTTGCCTTCGGCGTCGCGGCCCCAGCCGCCTGGCGGGCGTAG
- a CDS encoding ECF transporter S component: MSSSSLTLPETTQAAARKRRILEILGAAAIAGTYIYLVMNQPADIASGPGSASALIALSGFLVGAILLVVAVLPTLPTTTVVLIPVALVLNIVMGQFVGSTLVPFYLDAIGTVLIAVLAGPAAGAATGALSSIVWSFFNPTVLPFAAGAALIGFLAGLAARHGFFRRFYLAPVAGFITGILAGVVSAPVAAFVFGGTSGVATGAIVSAFRAMGDTLFAAVTKQALISDPMDKAIVFTIVALLVYALPRRVTFQFPFVRQFRVLAGRKDS; this comes from the coding sequence ATGTCATCCTCGTCCCTGACGCTGCCCGAAACCACCCAGGCAGCCGCGCGAAAGCGCCGCATCCTGGAGATCCTCGGCGCAGCCGCCATCGCGGGAACCTACATCTATCTGGTGATGAACCAGCCGGCGGACATCGCCTCGGGGCCAGGGAGTGCGTCGGCCCTGATTGCCCTGTCAGGTTTCCTGGTGGGCGCCATCCTGCTGGTGGTGGCCGTACTGCCAACCCTTCCCACCACCACCGTGGTGCTGATCCCTGTGGCGCTGGTGCTGAACATCGTAATGGGCCAGTTTGTGGGCAGCACCCTGGTGCCCTTCTATCTCGACGCGATCGGAACGGTGCTGATCGCCGTCCTGGCAGGCCCGGCGGCAGGCGCGGCCACCGGTGCACTGAGCAGCATCGTCTGGTCCTTCTTCAATCCCACGGTCCTGCCTTTTGCCGCCGGCGCCGCCCTGATCGGATTCCTCGCCGGCCTGGCCGCACGCCACGGCTTCTTCCGCCGGTTCTACCTTGCCCCGGTGGCCGGTTTTATAACCGGCATCCTTGCCGGTGTGGTGTCGGCCCCGGTGGCCGCCTTCGTGTTTGGCGGCACGTCAGGGGTGGCCACCGGCGCCATAGTCAGTGCGTTCCGTGCCATGGGCGACACGCTCTTTGCCGCCGTCACTAAGCAGGCCCTGATCTCGGACCCCATGGACAAGGCCATCGTGTTCACCATTGTTGCCCTGCTGGTGTATGCACTGCCGCGCAGGGTGACGTTCCAGTTCCCGTTTGTGCGGCAATTCCGGGTCCTGGCCGGACGCAAGGATTCCTAG